In a single window of the Nitrospira sp. MA-1 genome:
- a CDS encoding ankyrin repeat domain-containing protein — protein sequence MKGLGILVVVSLLLIFAGPGFTKEMVPKTGLNEALFEAVGRNDVAMVRQLLNQGASIHAQDGKGQTALLVAVDRNHLESAKVLIEAGADVNAQDRQLDSPLLLAGARGYLEILQLILEAKPDFGIYNRFGGTALIPACERGHVETVRRLLETEVDINHVNQLGWTALLEAIILSDGGPRHQEIVQMLMRAGADVNLPDGDGISPLQHARNKGFTRIVNILESAGAR from the coding sequence ATGAAAGGATTGGGAATCCTTGTGGTGGTGTCGCTTCTTCTGATATTTGCCGGACCGGGATTTACCAAAGAGATGGTCCCGAAGACAGGGCTGAATGAAGCCTTATTCGAGGCTGTGGGACGTAATGATGTGGCTATGGTCCGGCAACTGTTGAACCAAGGTGCCAGCATCCATGCTCAAGACGGAAAGGGACAAACGGCGTTACTCGTGGCTGTTGATCGCAACCATCTTGAAAGTGCCAAGGTGTTGATTGAGGCCGGCGCGGATGTGAATGCGCAGGATCGTCAACTGGACAGTCCATTGCTCTTAGCCGGAGCGAGAGGGTACCTCGAGATTTTACAGTTGATATTAGAGGCCAAACCCGATTTTGGAATTTATAACCGGTTCGGGGGAACGGCCTTGATTCCGGCATGTGAGCGTGGGCATGTGGAAACGGTGAGGCGTTTATTAGAGACCGAGGTGGATATCAATCATGTGAATCAATTGGGGTGGACCGCCCTATTGGAAGCCATTATCCTGAGCGACGGGGGGCCCAGACATCAGGAGATTGTACAAATGCTTATGAGGGCGGGTGCCGATGTGAACCTGCCGGATGGGGATGGCATCAGCCCGTTGCAACATGCCAGGAACAAAGGTTTCACACGAATTGTTAATATCCTGGAATCGGCGGGAGCCCGGTAG
- a CDS encoding Slp family lipoprotein — protein MKIGVWIIHLAVLSVGLSGCATFSSSPFSTNQEAQVTTGISFSQVVQDSSAHTGQIVKVGGVVLSAKRFMDRTEVTVLQIPLDNDSVPEWDRTESKGRFIATQKTFLDPATLPQGTRLTMIGEVTGQASRKVDEEEKVYPVLAIQALKVWPLIPRNGYGYRPNWGPYPYWGGYWGSYWPYPPYAFGYVGRGYGGGKRFRR, from the coding sequence ATGAAGATTGGAGTATGGATCATTCATCTGGCGGTTCTGTCGGTTGGCCTGAGTGGGTGCGCGACATTTTCCTCATCCCCTTTTTCCACAAACCAGGAAGCGCAGGTGACGACCGGCATATCGTTTTCCCAGGTGGTCCAAGATTCCTCCGCCCATACAGGCCAGATTGTGAAGGTGGGCGGGGTGGTGTTATCCGCGAAACGTTTCATGGACCGGACCGAAGTGACGGTGCTTCAAATCCCTTTAGACAACGATTCTGTTCCAGAATGGGACCGGACCGAATCCAAAGGCCGTTTCATTGCCACTCAGAAGACTTTTCTTGATCCGGCCACACTTCCCCAAGGCACTCGCTTAACAATGATAGGAGAAGTCACCGGGCAGGCCTCCAGGAAAGTGGATGAAGAAGAAAAAGTCTATCCTGTTCTTGCCATTCAGGCGTTGAAAGTGTGGCCACTGATTCCCCGAAACGGGTATGGGTATCGTCCCAATTGGGGGCCTTATCCATATTGGGGCGGTTATTGGGGTTCGTATTGGCCTTATCCGCCTTATGCTTTTGGGTATGTTGGTCGAGGGTATGGTGGCGGGAAACGGTTTCGTCGATAG
- a CDS encoding pyruvate dehydrogenase complex E1 component subunit beta: MLISYREALNQAMREEMQRDSRVFLIGEEVGYYQGAFKVSKGFVEEFGVERVLDTPITEAGFTGLAVGAAMAGLRPIVELMTFNFGILALDQIVNNAAKVRYMSGGQLSAPMVIRGPGSAAHQLAAQHSQSLEAWFCHVPGLKVIAPATPSDAKGLLKSAIRDENPVIFIEAQLLYGTKGEVPDHDYSLPIGKAAVTRTGSDVTIVAYSKMALLALEAAEALSKEGINAEVIDLRTLKPLDTDTLLESVKKTGRVVIVEEGWEFCGLGAQIAETIYSKGFDLLDGPIVRVAGEEVPMPYTRPLEDLAIPDAARVISAVKKNL, encoded by the coding sequence ATGTTGATCTCCTATAGGGAAGCACTGAATCAGGCGATGCGTGAGGAAATGCAACGGGATTCTCGTGTTTTTTTAATCGGAGAAGAAGTCGGGTATTACCAAGGGGCCTTTAAGGTCAGCAAAGGCTTTGTGGAGGAATTCGGCGTTGAGCGGGTGTTGGATACCCCGATTACCGAAGCGGGCTTTACGGGTTTGGCTGTTGGCGCGGCGATGGCTGGATTGCGTCCCATTGTCGAATTGATGACCTTTAATTTCGGCATTCTTGCCCTTGACCAAATCGTGAATAACGCGGCGAAAGTTCGCTATATGTCCGGCGGCCAGTTGTCGGCTCCCATGGTGATCCGAGGGCCGGGGAGTGCAGCTCATCAGTTGGCTGCCCAGCATTCGCAAAGCCTTGAAGCCTGGTTTTGCCATGTCCCTGGCCTGAAAGTGATTGCCCCGGCGACGCCTTCTGATGCGAAAGGTTTATTGAAAAGCGCCATTCGTGATGAGAACCCGGTCATTTTTATCGAAGCGCAACTTCTGTATGGCACCAAAGGCGAAGTGCCCGACCATGACTACTCTCTGCCGATTGGAAAGGCCGCTGTGACCCGAACAGGAAGCGATGTGACCATTGTCGCCTATTCCAAGATGGCGCTACTGGCGCTTGAGGCTGCTGAAGCCCTATCAAAGGAAGGCATCAATGCCGAAGTCATCGACCTGAGGACATTGAAACCCCTGGATACCGATACCCTCCTGGAATCTGTTAAGAAAACAGGACGTGTTGTCATTGTGGAAGAGGGGTGGGAGTTTTGTGGGTTAGGCGCTCAGATTGCTGAGACCATCTATTCAAAAGGATTTGATTTATTGGATGGGCCTATCGTCAGGGTCGCCGGTGAGGAAGTTCCTATGCCGTATACCCGGCCGCTAGAAGACCTGGCCATTCCAGATGCAGCTCGGGTCATCTCGGCGGTGAAAAAAAATCTCTAA
- a CDS encoding zinc-dependent alcohol dehydrogenase family protein, with product MKAMLVNAYGEDAVFEATEVEKPEVKAGHVLVKIAASSVNAVDTMIRKMGKELPLSPDTPAILGTDFAGEIEEVGNGVKEYSIGDEVYGCAGGLAGLPGTLTEYIVADRNLIAHKPKNLSMREAAALPLVAITAYEGLTRAGIKQGQKVLVHGGSGGVGHVALQLAKHFGAKVYSTGGGAKQLALIEQLGATAINYKTETVEQYVAKHTNGSGFDLVFDSVGGANMANSFEAAALNGHIASTVALCELDLTVAHFKGLSLHVVFMLIPMLHNFKREAHGEILRNLTQIVESGSLKPVLDEKRHSLEEVGQAHARLESGQAMGKVVVEN from the coding sequence ATGAAAGCCATGCTTGTGAATGCCTATGGCGAAGACGCCGTATTTGAAGCGACGGAAGTTGAAAAACCTGAAGTAAAAGCCGGTCATGTTCTCGTAAAGATCGCGGCATCAAGCGTAAACGCCGTTGATACCATGATTCGAAAAATGGGTAAAGAGTTACCGTTATCTCCTGATACGCCGGCCATTTTAGGAACCGACTTTGCCGGCGAGATTGAGGAAGTCGGCAACGGTGTTAAAGAATATTCAATCGGCGATGAAGTATATGGTTGTGCAGGTGGGTTAGCAGGTTTACCCGGCACATTGACTGAATACATAGTGGCGGATCGCAACTTAATCGCCCATAAGCCAAAGAATTTGTCGATGCGAGAAGCCGCGGCATTGCCATTGGTTGCCATTACTGCCTACGAAGGTTTGACTCGAGCAGGTATCAAGCAGGGCCAAAAAGTTCTGGTGCATGGTGGTTCTGGTGGCGTTGGCCATGTGGCTTTGCAGCTGGCAAAACATTTTGGTGCCAAAGTGTATTCGACGGGAGGCGGTGCAAAACAATTGGCATTGATCGAACAACTGGGGGCAACTGCCATCAACTATAAAACTGAAACGGTTGAGCAGTACGTTGCCAAACATACCAATGGGTCAGGATTTGATTTGGTGTTCGATTCTGTTGGCGGTGCAAATATGGCGAACTCATTTGAGGCAGCTGCACTCAATGGTCATATTGCCTCTACCGTTGCCTTATGTGAGCTGGACTTAACTGTGGCCCACTTTAAGGGATTGTCGTTGCATGTCGTATTTATGTTAATTCCCATGCTGCATAATTTTAAACGAGAAGCACATGGGGAGATTTTGCGTAACTTAACTCAGATTGTTGAATCTGGCAGCCTCAAACCTGTGCTTGATGAAAAGCGTCATTCCCTTGAAGAAGTTGGACAAGCCCATGCTCGCTTAGAGAGTGGACAAGCTATGGGTAAAGTGGTTGTTGAAAATTGA
- a CDS encoding NAD(P)-dependent oxidoreductase translates to MNTQTEKIGFVGVGRMGANMARRLQDVGYPVTVVFDVDSERAKALAKELDCEAVSTPGEVAALSNTIFTVVTDDGAMREIFSESNQVSLLKNAEGRLFVNCATLSPQVHIDIEKQVEARGGKTLEACMASSIPQAREGTLYLMCGGKPEVFERAKPILTTLSAQLRLIGPAGQAAKVKALVNMVMNINTAGLAEGLGLGDALGLDLTMLREVFGQTGAASRVLETDGADMQNRDHECYFSVEHAAKDSGIALAMAQTQGLTLPLAKATLEQYQRLVKLGKGELDKSGVAELTFKDRSSRQ, encoded by the coding sequence GTGAATACACAAACTGAAAAAATTGGATTTGTGGGGGTGGGGCGGATGGGGGCCAATATGGCTCGCCGGCTTCAGGATGTGGGTTATCCCGTGACCGTGGTTTTCGATGTGGACAGCGAACGGGCCAAGGCTCTGGCCAAAGAATTGGATTGTGAGGCCGTGTCCACACCGGGTGAGGTGGCAGCCTTATCGAATACGATCTTTACCGTGGTGACCGATGATGGCGCGATGCGGGAAATCTTTTCAGAGAGTAATCAGGTAAGTCTCTTGAAGAATGCCGAGGGACGGTTGTTTGTGAATTGTGCGACGCTGTCCCCTCAGGTTCATATTGATATCGAAAAGCAAGTTGAAGCTCGCGGTGGGAAGACTCTGGAAGCATGTATGGCCAGCAGCATTCCTCAAGCGCGCGAGGGCACCTTATACCTCATGTGCGGGGGCAAGCCTGAAGTCTTCGAACGAGCCAAACCGATTTTAACCACCTTAAGCGCTCAACTACGTCTCATTGGCCCCGCCGGTCAAGCCGCTAAGGTCAAGGCCTTGGTGAATATGGTGATGAATATCAATACCGCCGGTTTGGCAGAGGGGTTGGGACTGGGAGATGCTCTTGGGCTGGATCTGACGATGTTACGAGAAGTCTTTGGCCAAACGGGAGCGGCGTCGAGAGTGTTGGAAACCGATGGGGCCGATATGCAAAATCGCGATCACGAATGTTATTTTTCGGTGGAACATGCCGCAAAGGATTCCGGCATTGCCCTGGCCATGGCTCAAACCCAAGGTCTGACTCTGCCTCTGGCCAAAGCGACGTTGGAGCAATATCAGCGATTGGTGAAGTTGGGGAAAGGTGAGTTGGATAAATCCGGTGTTGCCGAACTGACCTTTAAAGACCGCTCATCCCGACAATAG
- a CDS encoding chlorite dismutase family protein, which translates to MPVLLSLVFITVVHFGLSGFSWAADAPVFGTFALYEVDKDWKDLPMEERQKGGEEANQQLLTQLRSTGLGRHLDLEYTISGVTKELNYAPDFPDLLQQLKGAKYEGDPSTYAIMIPIRKNAEWWNLSKEDRVALMKEHTIPTVAYLKSVKRKLYHSTGISDVDFLTIFETNNLVDFNDLVIALRMVREDIFNVQLGEPTIIGTLKSWNDIVDLLVK; encoded by the coding sequence ATGCCCGTATTACTATCCTTGGTGTTCATTACGGTCGTGCATTTTGGTTTGTCGGGTTTTAGCTGGGCTGCCGATGCCCCTGTTTTTGGGACCTTTGCCCTTTATGAGGTTGATAAAGATTGGAAGGATTTGCCGATGGAGGAAAGACAGAAAGGCGGGGAGGAGGCCAACCAGCAATTACTGACTCAACTTCGGAGTACCGGCCTTGGCCGGCATTTGGATTTGGAGTACACGATCAGTGGGGTGACCAAGGAGCTGAATTATGCTCCGGATTTTCCTGATTTGCTTCAACAACTCAAAGGGGCGAAATACGAGGGTGATCCGTCTACCTATGCGATTATGATCCCCATTCGCAAAAATGCCGAATGGTGGAACCTGTCCAAAGAGGATCGTGTGGCGCTGATGAAAGAACACACCATTCCCACCGTTGCTTATTTAAAATCGGTGAAGCGGAAATTGTATCATTCCACCGGGATCTCGGATGTGGATTTTCTCACCATATTTGAAACCAATAATCTGGTGGATTTCAATGATCTGGTTATTGCATTGCGGATGGTTCGTGAAGATATCTTCAATGTTCAACTCGGAGAGCCGACGATCATCGGCACATTGAAAAGCTGGAATGATATTGTCGACCTTCTTGTGAAATAG
- a CDS encoding dihydrolipoamide acetyltransferase family protein, with product MITRVVMPKLTDTMEEGVVVAWKKHEGDAVDSGDILAEIETDKAVLDLESFGSGVLRKVLVPEGETVKAGKLIAVIGEQDDDIEATLAETSEDKTAAPEPQKDSAAPSPKQKPSQPSPAPSTPTKGEKSGSAKTETQATKAERSPESKIKVSPRAKVLAKEKGIDLSTIKGSGPEGRIVEADIQGQVKTPKVLEGEAQDIPLSQMRKAIARVTTSSKAPVPHFYLTTEVAMDQAERLRKQMEELGNGPLSLTVLFVRAAALALARHPEMNVSFMGEALRRHATIDIGIAVALEEGLITPVIRDCAGKNILQVAEEIRDLFVRAKSQQLTPEEYAGATFSISNLGMYEVDNFIAVLMPPQAASLAIGAVNIVPVARGRAIKLSRRMKVTLSCDHRALDGAQGARFLQSFKRALEKPLELFLPLKTRSKRDHEIDQ from the coding sequence ATGATTACGCGCGTTGTCATGCCCAAACTCACGGATACCATGGAAGAAGGGGTCGTGGTGGCTTGGAAAAAACATGAGGGTGACGCTGTCGACTCAGGGGATATTCTGGCGGAAATTGAAACGGACAAAGCGGTCCTTGATCTGGAATCCTTTGGGTCCGGTGTGCTGAGGAAAGTTCTGGTTCCCGAGGGGGAAACCGTGAAAGCCGGGAAGCTCATTGCCGTGATTGGAGAACAGGACGATGACATAGAGGCTACACTGGCTGAGACCTCTGAGGACAAAACTGCAGCACCTGAACCTCAAAAAGATTCTGCGGCTCCTTCTCCAAAGCAAAAGCCCTCTCAACCTTCGCCGGCACCATCCACCCCGACCAAGGGTGAAAAGTCCGGCAGTGCGAAGACAGAAACCCAGGCAACGAAGGCAGAGAGGAGTCCGGAATCAAAGATCAAAGTGTCGCCTCGAGCCAAGGTTTTGGCGAAAGAAAAGGGGATTGATTTGTCAACAATCAAAGGCAGCGGTCCGGAAGGCCGGATCGTTGAGGCCGATATTCAAGGACAGGTTAAAACACCAAAAGTCCTTGAGGGAGAAGCCCAAGACATTCCCCTGAGCCAAATGCGCAAGGCGATCGCTCGGGTGACCACGTCAAGTAAGGCCCCTGTCCCACATTTTTATCTCACAACAGAAGTGGCAATGGATCAGGCCGAGCGTCTCCGGAAGCAAATGGAGGAATTGGGCAATGGCCCATTGAGTTTAACGGTCTTGTTCGTTCGAGCGGCCGCGCTCGCGTTAGCTCGTCATCCCGAGATGAATGTTTCATTCATGGGGGAAGCCTTGCGTCGACATGCCACGATCGATATCGGAATTGCGGTGGCTCTGGAGGAGGGACTCATTACCCCTGTGATACGGGATTGTGCCGGAAAAAATATTCTCCAAGTCGCCGAAGAGATTCGTGATCTGTTTGTCCGGGCCAAAAGCCAACAACTCACTCCCGAAGAATATGCCGGGGCTACATTCTCCATTTCTAATCTTGGCATGTATGAGGTGGACAATTTTATCGCCGTCCTGATGCCGCCCCAAGCCGCTTCTCTGGCCATAGGCGCGGTGAATATTGTTCCCGTGGCACGAGGGCGAGCCATCAAACTGTCGCGTCGGATGAAAGTCACGCTATCCTGTGATCATCGGGCACTGGATGGTGCGCAAGGGGCACGGTTTCTCCAGTCATTTAAACGAGCCCTGGAAAAACCATTGGAGCTGTTTCTTCCGTTGAAAACCCGATCCAAAAGGGACCATGAAATCGATCAATAA
- the pdhA gene encoding pyruvate dehydrogenase (acetyl-transferring) E1 component subunit alpha yields the protein MSIRNVDQSGLLMVNSKLDPNSNKNDLLALYRYMLLIRRFEEKSAEMYALAKIAGFLHLYIGQEAVAVGCIHAIRPDDYVIASYRDHGHCLAKGSDPKKVMAELFGKATGLCKGKGGSMHLIDVERHFMGGYAIVGGHLPLAVGLAFASRYRKEDRVVLCFFGDGAVPSGHTHEAFNLAALWKLPVIFICENNRYGMGTPVEREMLLYKDIAERARAHGIESEQVDGMDVLAVKELTARVVKKMRKDPQPFFIEASTYRFMGHSMSDPAHGHYRTKEEVGEARKQDPLIFLKTRILQDGLANEADFKQMDKEVIQTVTESVKFADESPFPDPGALHEDVLVE from the coding sequence ATGTCGATACGCAATGTTGATCAATCCGGGCTTCTCATGGTGAATAGTAAATTGGATCCTAACTCGAACAAGAACGATCTTTTGGCGTTGTATCGCTATATGCTTCTCATTCGACGCTTTGAGGAGAAGTCCGCCGAGATGTACGCCTTAGCGAAAATCGCCGGCTTCCTTCATTTATACATCGGCCAGGAAGCGGTCGCCGTGGGATGTATCCATGCCATTCGCCCGGATGACTATGTCATTGCCTCCTATCGGGACCACGGACATTGTCTGGCCAAGGGCTCGGATCCTAAAAAGGTGATGGCTGAATTGTTTGGAAAAGCCACAGGCCTGTGCAAGGGCAAAGGTGGTTCCATGCATCTCATCGACGTCGAACGCCATTTCATGGGCGGGTATGCCATTGTCGGTGGGCATTTGCCGCTTGCTGTCGGGCTGGCGTTTGCTTCACGTTATCGCAAGGAAGACCGGGTGGTTCTCTGCTTTTTTGGTGATGGGGCGGTTCCCAGTGGGCATACTCATGAGGCCTTTAATCTGGCTGCGTTATGGAAATTGCCGGTTATCTTTATTTGCGAAAACAACCGGTACGGAATGGGCACGCCCGTTGAACGCGAAATGCTGCTGTATAAAGATATTGCCGAACGAGCCAGAGCCCATGGCATTGAATCGGAACAAGTGGATGGGATGGACGTGTTGGCGGTGAAGGAGTTGACTGCGCGTGTGGTGAAGAAGATGCGAAAGGACCCTCAGCCTTTCTTTATTGAGGCGTCGACTTACCGGTTCATGGGCCATTCCATGTCCGATCCTGCCCATGGCCATTATCGAACCAAGGAGGAGGTTGGAGAAGCACGGAAGCAAGATCCGTTGATTTTCCTCAAAACCCGGATCCTTCAGGATGGCCTGGCCAATGAGGCCGATTTTAAGCAAATGGATAAAGAGGTGATTCAGACGGTGACCGAATCTGTGAAGTTTGCCGATGAAAGCCCCTTTCCTGATCCCGGCGCACTTCATGAGGATGTGTTGGTCGAGTGA
- a CDS encoding DUF1207 domain-containing protein, translating into MIQTLASLGLDSTVSISIHRVLRKRTTVIVVLLCLLLGWMPPAIAVEDSYIAGYAAAVLQHEFNATNASLNVKDGVVTVYAVSLGTLDRTKVQTALEAIPGVTRVEIIEGIGNSEIPVTPAPDVISQKIPEPESKFLPDGLLFDPLHADPRWPHFSVAYRDISKGSEPKTTGSANFGETFAIYRDAAPFNGQWEIAFQGGVFSVFDLDASSKDLVNADYTAGLLASYRTGSLSGFIRVHHQSSHLGDEFILNNQPNRINLSYEEFDLKLSYELFNWFRVYGGGGILVNRDPSTLGRGTSQFGAELTSPWTLLSGKIRPVAYADFQVNERSNWTVNRSLMAGLQFENARIGDRKLQLLMEYYKGASPNGQFYSQQTEWIGIGLHLYY; encoded by the coding sequence ATGATTCAAACGCTTGCTTCTCTCGGGCTGGATTCTACAGTGTCTATAAGTATCCATAGAGTATTACGGAAGAGGACAACAGTGATCGTGGTCCTACTCTGTCTTCTCTTGGGCTGGATGCCTCCCGCTATCGCGGTGGAAGATTCTTACATCGCAGGCTATGCTGCCGCAGTTCTTCAACATGAGTTCAATGCCACCAATGCCTCCCTGAACGTGAAAGATGGTGTCGTGACCGTCTATGCCGTTTCGCTCGGCACCCTTGACCGAACGAAGGTACAGACCGCTTTAGAAGCCATTCCAGGTGTGACACGTGTGGAAATCATAGAGGGCATTGGCAACTCCGAGATTCCCGTCACTCCTGCGCCGGATGTCATTTCCCAAAAAATTCCCGAGCCCGAATCCAAATTTCTTCCCGATGGCCTTCTTTTCGATCCGCTTCATGCCGACCCGCGTTGGCCGCATTTCTCCGTGGCCTACCGTGATATTTCAAAAGGTTCGGAACCAAAAACAACCGGCTCGGCAAATTTTGGAGAAACGTTCGCGATTTATCGCGATGCTGCGCCATTCAATGGCCAATGGGAAATCGCCTTCCAGGGCGGAGTCTTTAGCGTATTCGATTTGGACGCGTCGTCCAAGGACCTTGTAAACGCGGATTATACGGCCGGCCTTCTTGCCAGCTATCGGACCGGTTCGCTTTCCGGCTTCATTCGCGTCCATCATCAAAGTTCACATCTTGGTGATGAATTCATTCTCAATAACCAGCCGAACAGAATCAATTTGTCCTATGAAGAATTCGATCTGAAGTTGTCCTATGAACTATTCAACTGGTTTCGTGTGTATGGCGGCGGCGGGATTCTGGTAAATCGGGATCCCAGCACGCTCGGGCGCGGCACCAGCCAATTCGGGGCTGAACTGACAAGCCCTTGGACGTTGCTGAGCGGGAAGATTCGCCCGGTGGCGTATGCAGATTTCCAGGTCAACGAGAGAAGCAATTGGACGGTCAACCGTTCACTCATGGCTGGGCTTCAATTCGAAAATGCCCGCATCGGCGACCGCAAGCTGCAATTATTAATGGAGTATTACAAGGGGGCTTCACCCAACGGTCAATTCTATTCTCAGCAAACCGAGTGGATCGGAATTGGTCTTCATCTGTATTATTGA